The Candidatus Nanopelagicales bacterium genome includes the window GCACATCCCGTTCACGCCGCGCGCCAAGAAGGTCCTCGAGCTTTCCTTGCGGGAGGCGCTGCAACTCGGCCACAACTACATCGGCACTGAGCACATCCTGCTTGGCTTGATCCGCGAGGGCGAAGGTGTCGCCGCCCAGGTCCTCGTCAAGCTCGGCGCGGACCTCAACCGGGTTCGCCAGCAGGTCATTCAGTTGCTGTCCGGTTACCAGGGCAAAGAGCCAGCCAGTTCCGGCGGTCCGCAGGAAGGCACCCCGTCCACCTCCCTGGTCCTTGACCAATTCGGCCAGAACCTGACCCAGGCCGCGCGTGAATCCAAACTCGACCCCGTTATCGGGCGCGAGAAGGAAATTGAGCGCGTGATGCAGGTGCTCAGCCGACGGACGAAGAACAACCCTGTCCTCATCGGCGAGCCCGGCGTCGGCAAGACCGCCGTCGTCGAGGGTCTCGCGCAGATGATCGTCGCTGGCGAGGTTCCAGAGACGCTCAAGGACAAGCAGATCTACACCCTCGACCTCGGAGCCCTCGTTGCCGGTTCCCGGTATCGCGGTGACTTCGAAGAGCGGTTGAAGAAGGTCCTGAAAGAGATCCGCACCCGTGGCGACATCATCGTGTTCATTGACGAGATGCATACGTTGGTCGGCGCTGGTGCTGCGGAGGGAGCGATTGACGCCGCGAGCATCCTCAAGCCGATGCTTGCCCGCGGCGAGTTGCAGACCATCGGGGCCACCACTCTGGATGAGTACCGCAAATATGTGGAGAAGGACGCCGCGCTTGAGCGTCGTTTCCAGCCGATTCAGGTCAGCGAGCCGACCCTCGCGCACACCATCGAAATCCTCAAGGGTCTGCGCGACCGGTACGAGAACCACCACCGCGTCACCATCACCGACGCCGCCCTGGTCAGCGCGGCAACGTTCGCTGACCGGTACATCAACGACCGCTACCTGCCGGACAAGGCAATCGACTTGATCGATGAGGCTGGTGCTCGGCTGCGGATTCGCCGCATGACCGCTCCGCCGGATTTGCGCGAGTTCGATGAGCGCATCGCTGCTGTCCGTCGCGAGAAGGAGTCGGCGATCGACTCCCAGGACTTCGAGAAGGCCGCAAACCTGCGCGACAAGGAGAAGAACCTCATCGGCGACAAGGCCGAGCGCGAGAAGGAGTGGAAGGCTGGCGATCTCGACGTCGTGGCCGAGGTGGATGAGGAGATCATCGCCGAGGTACTCGCGGTCGCTACCGGCATTCCGGTCTTCAAGTTGACGGAAGAGGAGAGCCAGCGCCTGCTGCGGATGGAGACCGAACTCCACAAACGGGTCATCGGTCAGGAACAGGCCATCAAGGCGCTTTCCCAGGCGATTCGCCGTACGCGTGCGGGTCTGAAGGACCCCAAGCGGCCAGGTGGATCGTTCATCTTCGCCGGTCCGTCCGGCGTCGGAAAGACCGAGCTGAGCAAGACCCTCGCAGAGTTCCTATTCGGTGATGAGGACTCGCTCATCAGCTTGGACATGAGCGAATACAGCGAGAAGCACACCGTCTCGCGTCTGTTCGGTTCACCTCCCGGATACGTCGGTTACGAAGAGGGCGGCCAGCTGACCGAGAAGGTTCGCCGCAAGCCGTTCTCGGTGGTGCTCTTCGATGAGGTCGAGAAGGCCCACCCGGACATCTTCAACTCGCTGTT containing:
- a CDS encoding ATP-dependent Clp protease ATP-binding subunit; amino-acid sequence: MFERFTDRARRVVVLAQEEARMLNHNYIGTEHILLGLIHEGEGVAAKSLESLNISLEAVRHQVEEIIGQGQQAPSGHIPFTPRAKKVLELSLREALQLGHNYIGTEHILLGLIREGEGVAAQVLVKLGADLNRVRQQVIQLLSGYQGKEPASSGGPQEGTPSTSLVLDQFGQNLTQAARESKLDPVIGREKEIERVMQVLSRRTKNNPVLIGEPGVGKTAVVEGLAQMIVAGEVPETLKDKQIYTLDLGALVAGSRYRGDFEERLKKVLKEIRTRGDIIVFIDEMHTLVGAGAAEGAIDAASILKPMLARGELQTIGATTLDEYRKYVEKDAALERRFQPIQVSEPTLAHTIEILKGLRDRYENHHRVTITDAALVSAATFADRYINDRYLPDKAIDLIDEAGARLRIRRMTAPPDLREFDERIAAVRREKESAIDSQDFEKAANLRDKEKNLIGDKAEREKEWKAGDLDVVAEVDEEIIAEVLAVATGIPVFKLTEEESQRLLRMETELHKRVIGQEQAIKALSQAIRRTRAGLKDPKRPGGSFIFAGPSGVGKTELSKTLAEFLFGDEDSLISLDMSEYSEKHTVSRLFGSPPGYVGYEEGGQLTEKVRRKPFSVVLFDEVEKAHPDIFNSLLQILEDGRLTDSQGRVVDFKNTVIIMTTNLGTRDISKSMGMGFQNASDTKSNYERMKAKVNDELKVHFRPEFLNRVDDIIVFHQLTKEEIIQIVDLMLANLDDRLRDKDMGLELTTAAKEALASRGYDPMLGARPLRRTIQRDIEDALSERILFGDLKAGEIVVVDVEGTGEDLAFTFTGTAKSAVPESLAVEAAEAAEAD